One region of Chryseobacterium muglaense genomic DNA includes:
- a CDS encoding glycosyltransferase family protein — MNILTIPYITGGDSHFIPLFVLHQRYIRKDRKICNFFLINDKKKLEIGNFGVKVVNQDYSIELNGNNIISQEIIKGIVKKEKLAFKEVNPSIIVEDCCFSSPLIAEKKGIPRISIHRTGFFRSVQNTEKHVNHIHSIEKDQFNNDKSTKLISFFSRNKINDPVDDMDYLKNYLHCKAKIIPGIKSIEVLPADIQDRDSYFFCGPLTVEDNPSKKMLEDLHVFFETNKGNKVVFITTGLIDNTSINEFIDILFDKSYAIISTVDIIVNDNNKYKFLYSRVLPLNYVCSKVDLVIHHCGSGIYHYPIMNDVASITIGTRCYDREDVAVRLESLKVSRHVPHKLDNPKYIDVFKDCLNLFEQKRLCDYSTLKKLKKEIYETMLSFDIGEVIKYALIN; from the coding sequence ATGAATATTTTAACCATTCCATATATTACTGGGGGAGATTCACACTTTATCCCATTGTTTGTTCTTCATCAAAGATACATAAGAAAAGATAGAAAAATTTGTAATTTTTTTTTAATAAATGATAAGAAAAAACTTGAAATAGGCAATTTTGGTGTCAAAGTTGTAAATCAAGATTATTCTATAGAACTAAATGGAAATAATATTATTTCACAGGAAATAATCAAGGGTATTGTAAAAAAGGAAAAGTTAGCATTTAAGGAAGTTAATCCTTCAATTATTGTAGAGGATTGTTGCTTTAGCTCTCCATTAATAGCTGAAAAAAAAGGGATTCCTCGTATTTCAATTCATAGGACGGGATTTTTCAGATCAGTACAAAATACTGAGAAACATGTAAATCATATACATTCAATAGAAAAGGATCAATTTAATAATGACAAAAGCACAAAGTTGATCTCATTTTTTAGTCGAAATAAAATTAACGACCCTGTTGATGATATGGACTATTTAAAAAATTATCTTCACTGTAAAGCTAAAATTATTCCTGGTATTAAATCGATTGAAGTTTTGCCTGCTGATATTCAAGATAGAGATTCTTATTTTTTTTGTGGTCCGTTAACTGTTGAAGACAATCCTTCAAAAAAAATGTTAGAAGATTTACATGTCTTTTTCGAAACAAATAAAGGGAACAAAGTTGTCTTTATAACGACAGGTCTAATAGATAATACTTCTATTAACGAGTTTATTGATATCCTTTTTGATAAAAGTTATGCCATAATTTCTACCGTTGATATAATTGTTAATGATAATAATAAATACAAATTTTTATATAGTAGAGTACTACCTTTAAATTACGTTTGTTCTAAAGTAGATTTAGTAATTCATCATTGCGGTTCCGGTATTTATCACTATCCTATTATGAATGATGTTGCTTCAATTACAATAGGAACAAGATGTTATGATAGGGAAGATGTGGCTGTTAGATTGGAGTCTTTGAAAGTTTCAAGACATGTTCCTCATAAGCTTGATAATCCTAAATATATTGATGTTTTTAAAGATTGCTTGAATTTATTTGAACAAAAAAGATTGTGTGACTATAGTACTTTAAAGAAATTAAAAAAGGAAATTTACGAAACAATGTTAAGCTTCGATATTGGAGAGGTGATAAAATATGCCTTAATAAATTAA
- a CDS encoding lantibiotic dehydratase: protein MKKKIFPLIFGREGGAPIEKLNNFKKIECIESFLKLQNNIDCIKNELIDILFNLTGNEVNDQKKKQFINFKRDFFNDRSIEKYDHLIKSNDSLKIKFSEYFYQKKTFDSTYEKYVTEFDSALETSIDELKEMINSFFVKNGILFSSRVLYDEIQKKTSSFIISNKKDRRLIISALKYLTRSITKTTPFSTFNTIFCLEMSDKNFAPIKENIKRSNFQITNVFYYYLKEILIKDLHFKNELEIRCNNTIWKENESPEEFHFFQNSNNNEAFKKINTSPILCFIQEQLKLNSVKYCSLVAKLETITNENKTNIEHFIDELLKEGFLKIVYPSSCSNKDWIIDLINFINHKNLEDKFPDVINLLASILETIEILENNHNNTDIRYLIVLKSYEKIEEFFVSKKCNLDFFKKVQLQDLFYEDTIVPNNERIFVDKLGELSSELKQAYHALNSFSLKEAKKEWLNKSMKIESKLSILEFYKKIYLKNIDNFTINDIEFFDLIFFLEHIEKTDMPIDSIDISDYLKNNKEDKAVSFGAYIQTDNTNFDNVVLNTFSNGYGANISRFLNFLPDKYSTTVRTFVKDLIPDNLIIEVKDASIHNVNTFPQLSEGLIDLCNDSAVKKSFNLIPLTDIFIYSDKLGNISLIDKHDTPVNIINFSLEGLNRRSRFVQFIDLFNDVDNYGYISILDRINFYFKEFKLANSDFCYVPRLKFGNKLIIQRKKWFIKKDFLAKILDEQNKSLHEMFLQINNFTKKNLIPNKVYFKIAERSTTATSSQNDNYKPQYIDFTSPIFILLLSNLIIKADDIIELTEMFPTTSDVIQQGGIVKEYILNCN from the coding sequence ATGAAAAAAAAAATATTTCCTCTTATTTTTGGAAGAGAAGGAGGTGCTCCAATAGAAAAATTAAACAACTTCAAAAAGATTGAGTGTATTGAATCATTCCTTAAACTTCAGAATAATATTGATTGTATTAAAAATGAACTAATAGACATTTTGTTTAATCTTACTGGTAATGAGGTTAATGATCAGAAAAAAAAGCAATTCATAAATTTTAAAAGAGATTTTTTTAATGATCGAAGTATAGAAAAGTACGATCATCTGATAAAAAGTAACGACTCTTTAAAAATAAAATTCTCCGAATATTTCTACCAAAAAAAAACATTTGATTCGACATATGAAAAGTATGTCACAGAATTTGATTCTGCTTTAGAAACATCAATAGATGAATTAAAGGAAATGATCAATTCTTTTTTTGTTAAAAACGGTATATTATTTTCTTCCAGAGTATTATATGATGAAATTCAAAAAAAGACCAGTTCTTTTATTATATCTAACAAAAAAGATAGGCGATTAATAATATCCGCGCTAAAATATCTAACACGAAGTATTACAAAAACAACCCCGTTCAGCACTTTCAATACAATTTTCTGTCTGGAGATGAGTGACAAAAACTTTGCACCTATTAAAGAAAACATTAAGAGATCGAATTTTCAGATTACTAATGTATTTTATTATTATTTGAAAGAAATTCTAATAAAAGATTTGCATTTTAAAAATGAATTAGAAATACGATGTAATAATACAATATGGAAAGAAAATGAATCACCTGAAGAATTCCATTTTTTTCAAAATAGTAATAACAATGAAGCATTTAAAAAAATAAATACTTCTCCAATCTTGTGTTTTATACAAGAACAATTAAAACTAAACAGTGTTAAATATTGTTCTTTGGTAGCAAAATTAGAAACTATTACAAATGAAAATAAAACTAATATAGAACATTTCATTGATGAACTTTTAAAAGAAGGATTTCTCAAAATTGTATATCCTTCGTCATGTAGTAATAAAGATTGGATAATAGACTTAATCAATTTCATAAACCATAAAAATTTAGAGGATAAATTTCCTGATGTAATCAATCTATTAGCCTCTATTTTGGAGACTATAGAAATTTTAGAAAACAATCATAATAATACTGATATCCGGTATCTAATTGTTTTGAAGTCTTATGAAAAGATTGAAGAATTCTTTGTTTCAAAAAAATGTAATTTGGATTTTTTTAAAAAAGTACAGTTGCAAGATCTTTTTTATGAGGATACAATTGTACCAAATAATGAGAGAATTTTTGTAGATAAATTGGGTGAATTATCTTCAGAATTAAAACAAGCATATCATGCTCTTAATAGTTTTTCTTTAAAAGAAGCAAAAAAAGAATGGCTAAATAAAAGTATGAAAATAGAAAGTAAACTTTCCATTTTAGAATTTTATAAAAAAATATATTTAAAAAATATCGATAATTTCACTATAAATGATATTGAATTTTTTGATTTGATTTTTTTTTTAGAACACATTGAAAAGACAGATATGCCTATAGATTCAATAGATATTTCTGATTATTTGAAAAATAATAAAGAAGATAAAGCAGTCTCATTTGGAGCTTATATACAAACAGATAACACCAATTTTGACAATGTAGTATTAAACACTTTTTCAAATGGATATGGAGCAAACATTTCTAGATTTTTGAATTTTTTACCAGATAAGTACAGTACTACTGTTAGAACATTTGTTAAAGATCTAATTCCTGACAATTTAATCATTGAAGTAAAAGATGCTTCCATTCATAATGTGAACACTTTCCCGCAGCTTTCTGAAGGTTTGATTGATTTGTGCAATGATAGTGCTGTAAAGAAATCATTTAATCTCATACCTTTAACAGATATATTTATTTATTCGGATAAGCTTGGAAATATTTCTCTAATTGATAAGCATGATACGCCGGTTAATATTATAAATTTTTCGTTAGAAGGATTAAATAGAAGATCTAGATTTGTGCAATTTATTGATCTTTTCAATGATGTTGATAATTATGGGTATATATCTATATTGGATAGAATTAATTTTTATTTTAAAGAATTTAAACTTGCAAATAGTGATTTTTGTTATGTCCCTAGATTGAAATTTGGAAATAAACTAATAATCCAACGTAAAAAATGGTTTATAAAAAAGGATTTTTTAGCAAAAATACTAGATGAACAAAACAAATCCTTACATGAAATGTTTCTTCAGATAAATAATTTCACTAAAAAAAATCTGATTCCAAACAAAGTTTACTTTAAAATTGCAGAAAGGTCTACAACTGCTACCAGCTCTCAAAATGATAATTATAAGCCACAATACATAGATTTTACTTCTCCTATTTTTATATTACTATTGTCAAACTTAATTATTAAGGCAGATGATATAATTGAGTTAACAGAGATGTTTCCTACAACATCTGATGTTATCCAACAAGGTGGGATAGTAAAAGAATACATTCTAAATTGTAATTAA
- a CDS encoding thiopeptide-type bacteriocin biosynthesis protein: MQTETNWISAYIFHDISFEKVLIELLKPFIEKLEKKDYVSTFFFIRYWEDGPHVRLRLLPKNSQNKAHIISLLKTTVKLFFDECSLVSSYRLEFKDYVREIERYGGKVNIIEAEKIFEISSRTILDIIDDNYNNWDYSLAISYAIQIHLVLAKLLFKNDLNTMISFFQKVYSNWFYYSIKIDETEKKVDDEVKKINLAFEESYNKQNTVINNMIKYLLQEKIEVSISTKWFLESNLIDNNYYSFKNCDDLTLFAIYDSLIHMTNNRLGIYLRDESFIAFLIFNGLIKYKNSLS, from the coding sequence ATGCAAACTGAAACAAATTGGATATCAGCATATATTTTTCATGATATTTCTTTTGAAAAAGTTTTAATTGAATTATTAAAACCTTTCATAGAAAAATTAGAAAAGAAAGATTATGTATCAACCTTTTTTTTTATTAGGTATTGGGAAGATGGACCACATGTAAGATTACGTTTATTACCAAAAAATAGTCAGAATAAAGCTCATATAATTTCATTATTAAAAACCACAGTTAAATTATTTTTTGATGAATGTAGTTTGGTTTCATCATATCGTCTAGAATTTAAAGATTATGTGCGAGAAATAGAACGTTATGGAGGAAAAGTGAACATTATCGAAGCTGAAAAAATTTTTGAAATATCTTCTAGAACAATTTTGGATATAATTGATGATAATTATAATAATTGGGATTATAGTTTGGCTATATCTTATGCTATTCAAATCCATTTAGTTCTTGCAAAATTATTATTTAAAAATGATTTGAATACTATGATTAGCTTTTTCCAAAAAGTGTATTCTAACTGGTTTTATTATTCTATTAAGATAGATGAGACAGAAAAAAAAGTAGATGATGAAGTAAAAAAAATAAATCTGGCTTTTGAAGAGTCTTATAACAAACAAAATACAGTAATAAATAATATGATTAAGTATTTATTACAAGAAAAAATAGAAGTTTCCATTAGTACTAAATGGTTTTTAGAAAGCAATTTGATTGATAACAATTATTATAGTTTTAAAAACTGTGATGATTTAACATTATTTGCTATTTACGATAGCCTTATACATATGACAAATAACAGATTAGGCATATATCTAAGAGATGAATCTTTTATTGCATTTCTGATTTTCAATGGTTTGATTAAGTATAAAAATTCACTTTCATGA
- a CDS encoding TolC family protein, translating to MKGKNKFWCSLLGLLFCSIVSAQRTLTFEDCIIIALKNNLTLKNSRISEKIANYQLNNSKTKLLPSIDASVSNNYSWGRGVDPNTNSYINQQFKSYNGNIGSSFILFNGFSNITGIKIAKQELELNKTITQKIKNEITIDIASKFINVLFLQEIIKSNEDQIKSSTRQLEIIQIKFEQGYLLESEIFKIKSQKASEELTLINNKNLLSMNLLDIKQFLNLPLEEEILLISPQEKLFSKIDIQSNNITIVENAASLNPGYLIMKINEQKAKLNIAYTKSSRYPTVASNFNLSSTYSNSNPFQNFNDQVNNNLSYGLSFSLLIPIFSQLNNHFKIKESKLIYEKSKNETQIEKNRLSKVIIQAINDANASFTKYEASVLSYDFSKKSYEADLLKFELGKMSVSELLITKNNFVNAQSQLIQAKYELHYNQSVVNFYRDNVFRLE from the coding sequence ATGAAAGGTAAAAATAAATTTTGGTGTTCATTATTGGGGTTGTTATTTTGTTCAATAGTTTCAGCACAAAGGACATTAACTTTTGAAGATTGTATAATTATTGCCCTAAAAAATAACCTTACTTTAAAAAACTCTAGAATTTCTGAAAAAATTGCGAATTATCAATTAAATAATTCCAAAACAAAGCTATTGCCATCTATTGATGCATCAGTAAGTAACAACTATTCTTGGGGACGAGGTGTAGATCCAAATACTAACTCGTATATTAACCAACAATTTAAATCATATAATGGAAATATTGGTTCAAGTTTCATATTGTTTAATGGGTTTTCAAACATTACTGGTATTAAAATAGCAAAACAAGAATTAGAGCTTAATAAAACTATTACACAAAAAATAAAGAATGAGATTACCATTGATATAGCCTCTAAGTTTATTAATGTACTTTTTCTTCAGGAAATAATAAAATCGAATGAGGATCAAATAAAATCTTCAACAAGGCAATTGGAAATCATTCAAATAAAATTTGAACAAGGATATCTTCTTGAAAGCGAAATTTTTAAAATAAAATCCCAGAAAGCATCAGAAGAACTTACATTGATTAATAATAAAAACTTATTATCGATGAATCTTTTAGATATAAAACAATTTTTGAATTTGCCTTTAGAGGAAGAAATTCTACTTATTTCACCACAAGAAAAACTATTTTCAAAAATAGATATTCAATCAAATAATATTACCATCGTCGAAAATGCAGCATCCTTAAACCCAGGATATTTGATTATGAAGATTAATGAACAAAAAGCAAAACTCAATATTGCTTATACAAAATCTTCAAGATACCCAACAGTTGCTTCTAACTTTAATCTTAGTTCTACTTATTCAAATAGTAACCCTTTTCAGAACTTTAATGATCAGGTCAATAATAATCTTTCTTATGGTTTATCTTTTTCACTTTTGATACCAATATTTTCACAATTAAATAATCATTTTAAAATAAAAGAAAGTAAACTAATTTATGAAAAATCAAAAAACGAAACACAAATAGAGAAAAATAGATTATCAAAAGTAATTATACAAGCAATTAACGATGCTAATGCATCTTTTACAAAATATGAGGCTTCAGTATTATCTTATGACTTTTCAAAAAAAAGTTATGAAGCTGATCTATTGAAATTTGAATTAGGTAAAATGTCAGTAAGTGAGCTATTAATAACAAAGAATAATTTTGTAAATGCTCAATCTCAATTAATTCAGGCAAAATATGAACTTCATTATAATCAATCTGTTGTGAATTTTTATAGGGATAATGTTTTTAGACTAGAATGA
- a CDS encoding IS982 family transposase, producing the protein MDLKDQITNIFVQIDDFCKEFNFQIKKLKLDALGDSKKRRNRTSKMSDSEIITIMIGFHLGAHKTFKHYYREIVCGYWKDLFPNRLSYNRFIELQQRCFVVFALFLKEKCLGKCTGISFMDSTTLKVCRNQRIHNHKVFKGLAERGKSSMGWFYGFKLHLICNEKGELLSFYVTKGNVDDRNPKHIKKMTQQLFGKLFADKGYLSKALWEMLFADGIQLFTKLRKNMKNHIMTMEDKILLRKRAIIETINDELKNHCQVEHTRHRSVNNFIMNILGGLTAYCFFPKKPSLNLKKVNDGQLFLNFA; encoded by the coding sequence ATGGATTTGAAAGACCAAATTACAAATATTTTTGTACAAATTGATGATTTTTGTAAAGAGTTTAATTTTCAAATTAAAAAATTAAAGCTTGATGCATTAGGAGACAGCAAGAAAAGAAGAAATAGAACTTCAAAAATGTCTGATTCTGAAATTATCACAATCATGATAGGTTTTCATTTGGGAGCCCACAAAACTTTTAAACATTATTACCGGGAAATAGTTTGTGGATATTGGAAAGATCTGTTTCCAAACAGGCTTTCCTATAATAGATTTATCGAACTTCAACAAAGATGTTTTGTTGTTTTTGCTTTATTCTTAAAAGAAAAATGCCTGGGAAAATGCACAGGGATCAGCTTTATGGACAGTACAACTTTGAAAGTCTGCAGAAACCAAAGAATACATAATCATAAAGTTTTCAAAGGTTTGGCAGAACGGGGGAAATCCTCAATGGGTTGGTTTTATGGTTTTAAACTGCATTTGATATGCAATGAAAAAGGAGAGCTTTTATCTTTTTATGTGACGAAAGGAAATGTGGACGATAGAAATCCAAAACATATTAAGAAGATGACTCAACAACTGTTTGGAAAATTGTTTGCCGATAAAGGATATCTATCAAAAGCGTTGTGGGAAATGCTTTTTGCAGATGGTATTCAACTTTTCACCAAGCTTAGAAAGAATATGAAAAATCATATAATGACAATGGAAGACAAGATTTTACTTAGAAAAAGAGCTATTATTGAGACTATAAATGATGAATTGAAGAATCACTGTCAAGTTGAGCACACCAGACACCGAAGTGTGAACAATTTTATCATGAATATTTTGGGAGGGCTAACGGCATATTGCTTCTTTCCAAAAAAACCGTCACTCAACTTGAAAAAAGTAAATGACGGTCAATTATTTTTAAACTTTGCTTAA
- a CDS encoding IS3 family transposase, which produces MQKNRSGTYPGKCSDERCDCKKAVTPSEKRELVVYSVSQYGVSTRNACKLFIINSSVFYYKTKKNNEDDKIREELLLLAEHHQTWGFWTMHHRLRNLGFGWNHKRVYRIYKSMKLNLRSKRKKRLPARVKEPLLRPVYPNVTWSMDFMHDTLENGKSVRSLNIIDDFNREILNITIDTSLPSAKVVCELEQLIDWRGKPEKIRVDNGPEFIAEKLKDWCSKNNIILHHIQPGKPTQNSLVERFNRTFRAEFLDVYLFENIRQMRNYSEIWMWMYNNERPHSALQHLTPRDFLLKYGKLNHDNVEEFPTFQQNFNNNNNNNKLT; this is translated from the coding sequence ATACAAAAAAATCGTAGCGGAACTTACCCTGGAAAATGTAGTGATGAAAGATGTGATTGCAAAAAAGCTGTAACACCTTCCGAGAAGCGGGAACTGGTTGTTTATTCCGTATCTCAGTACGGAGTAAGCACTCGGAATGCGTGTAAACTTTTCATCATAAACAGTTCGGTATTTTATTACAAAACGAAGAAAAACAATGAAGACGATAAGATCCGGGAAGAGCTGTTGTTACTTGCAGAACATCATCAGACCTGGGGATTCTGGACGATGCACCACCGCTTGAGAAATTTGGGTTTTGGGTGGAATCACAAGCGGGTTTACAGGATTTACAAATCAATGAAGCTGAATCTCAGAAGCAAGCGAAAGAAACGTCTTCCAGCAAGGGTAAAAGAGCCATTGCTTCGACCTGTTTATCCCAATGTGACGTGGAGCATGGATTTTATGCATGACACTTTGGAAAATGGCAAAAGCGTGAGAAGCCTGAATATCATTGATGATTTTAACAGAGAAATTCTGAATATTACGATTGACACCAGTTTGCCATCAGCAAAAGTAGTTTGCGAGTTGGAACAGCTGATTGACTGGCGAGGGAAACCGGAAAAAATAAGAGTGGATAACGGTCCTGAGTTTATTGCAGAAAAATTAAAAGATTGGTGCAGTAAGAATAATATTATCCTCCATCATATTCAGCCCGGAAAACCAACCCAAAACTCTTTGGTAGAAAGATTTAACAGGACTTTCAGGGCAGAATTTTTAGATGTTTATCTTTTTGAGAATATCAGGCAGATGAGAAATTATTCGGAAATCTGGATGTGGATGTATAACAATGAGCGCCCGCATAGTGCACTACAACACCTCACACCAAGGGATTTTTTATTGAAATATGGAAAACTCAATCACGATAATGTAGAAGAGTTTCCCACATTCCAACAAAATTTTAACAACAACAACAACAATAATAAATTAACCTGA
- a CDS encoding transposase — protein MKNSKFSEVQIIKILSEQNQGKTVNEICREHGISQPTFYKWKSKYGGLDVQQLSKMKELEKELSQYKKIVAELTLENVVMKDVIAKKL, from the coding sequence ATGAAAAACAGTAAATTTTCAGAAGTTCAGATTATCAAGATTTTATCTGAGCAAAATCAAGGCAAAACAGTGAATGAGATCTGTCGGGAACACGGGATCAGCCAGCCTACATTTTATAAATGGAAGAGCAAATATGGCGGTTTGGATGTGCAGCAACTCTCGAAGATGAAAGAACTTGAAAAGGAACTTTCGCAATACAAAAAAATCGTAGCGGAACTTACCCTGGAAAATGTAGTGATGAAAGATGTGATTGCAAAAAAGCTGTAA